In the genome of Mycolicibacterium poriferae, the window CCGCAAGCTCAAAGAGGGCTCCGGGGCGGCCATCACCGCCGAAATCGGCGCCATCGTCTTCGCGGTCCTCATCGGGCTCTCGGTCGGCATCGCCTCCGCGCTCACCCAGGAAGCCGAGGACTCCGGCATCCGCAACCCGGTCCGCGTGGACAGCGTGTGGGATCGCTGAGCGTATGAGCAACGACACCTCGGCCAAGATCTACTCCGATCAACGCTCGCTGCCCATCCACCTGGGCGACTCCGGCGACGGATTCACGCTGCCGTTCAAGGAGAAATGGCGCGCCCCCGACGCCATCGCCGCAGTGCTGGGCTTCGTAGTGACCGGTTCGCTGGTGACGGCCAACATCACCAACGGGGCCAGCGCGTTCCGCATCCTGATCCTCGGCGTGGTGATCACGGTGGCTGCGGTGTGGCTGCTGTCCAAGCTGCCCGCGACCCGCCCGTCGCTGCGCACCCGCGCCCACTGGTGGTGGGAAAACCTGCGCCCGCAGGTCATCTCATCGCACCGCCCTCCCCGTTAAGAAGGGTCCTGCCATGTCTGTGCCCGCCCCGCTGCGCGCGATCGGCAACCTGCGGCTGACCCCGCACGGGGTCTACGCCGACTATCTGCTTTCCGGACAGCCGTTCATCTTCCTCTCCGAAGAGTGGCAGGACCGGGTGGCCGCCGAGCACGCCGAGCTGTGGCGTGCGCTGCCGTCGGGATCGTCGATCAGTGGCCTGACGGTGCCGGTGGCCCCGCGCGCCACCGTCCGCAAAATGCTGTACAGCCGCCCCGATTTGCGCCCCGGTGCGACCGTGCCCGAGGGCGTGTCCGAGGCGGCGCGGCCCTGGGTGCAGCACTGCCGCAGCTGGGAACCCACCATCGCCGGGCACCGCGCTCGCCGCCGTATCTACTGGCTGAGCCTGCCCCTGGACTACGGGCTGGCCGGGCGCACCCCCAGCGGCACGTGGCGGCGCATGGTCGACGCCGCACTCGGCCGTGACAAGGACACCGACTCCTCCATCGCCTACTACCGTGACCTGGCCGCCCAAATGGTCGCCGCGCTGCCTGCGGTGTTCTTCCCCAAACCGGCGACAGTGGAACAGATCTGGTGGCATTGGAACTACATCGCCAGCCGCGGCGCCTGGGATGCGCCGCTGCCGACACAACCGTTCAATCCCGACGCCACCCTGCCGGGGTCGGCGTTCACCCCGGTCCACCTGGACCCGGGTGCGGCTCAGCTGCGCGACCGCCGCTGGCGGGCGGCCCGCACCGACGCCGACGTGTTCGTACGTACCTTCCGGGATCGCACCGACGGTGTTGCGGACTCCTATCAAGCGCTGCTGCCCTTAGATAGCTTCCCCGACAACGGAATTGCCTGGCCGCGATCGACACTGTTCAAGGTCCTCGATGACCTCACGACACCGACCACGGTCTTGGACTGGACGATCAACATCACCTTCACCAGCGCGGATGTGGCCGTGTCGACCGCAGAGAACGTCATCGTCAACATTCGCGACCAGTACCGCCAGCGCGGCCGCCACGCATCGAGTTCCGACGAGCTGCTGCGCAAGCTGGCCTCCGGGCGGGAGCTGGCCTCAGAACTCAAACGCGGTAGCGCCGAGCGCGGTGTGAACGCCGCCATCGTCATCGCCGCGGCCGCCGGTGACCCGGATACGGTGAACCGGGCCGTCGCCGACGTCGCCCGCACCTACCGCGGCCAGAACATCGGCTCGAAACGGTGGCGCGGCAGCCAGCCCACACTGTGGCGGGCGTTCGCCCCGGGCGGGGAGCGCCGCGCCGCCCTCGACGAGTTCCGCAACCCGACTACCACCAAGCGGTTCGCGCCGTTCGTCCCGCTGCTGGCGAGCAAGCTCGGCAACAACACCGGCGTCCCGTTGGGGATGAACCTGACCAGCCCCGGGCTGCGCGACGTCGTTCTCCTCGATGTCCTCAACGCGCCGGCCCGCGAGAACCCGGCGAATCTGGTGATCTGCGGCTCCCCGGGCCGCGGCAAATCGCATGCGACGAAGAATTTGAGCCGCTCGTGGCTCAAACTCGG includes:
- a CDS encoding ATP-binding protein translates to MSVPAPLRAIGNLRLTPHGVYADYLLSGQPFIFLSEEWQDRVAAEHAELWRALPSGSSISGLTVPVAPRATVRKMLYSRPDLRPGATVPEGVSEAARPWVQHCRSWEPTIAGHRARRRIYWLSLPLDYGLAGRTPSGTWRRMVDAALGRDKDTDSSIAYYRDLAAQMVAALPAVFFPKPATVEQIWWHWNYIASRGAWDAPLPTQPFNPDATLPGSAFTPVHLDPGAAQLRDRRWRAARTDADVFVRTFRDRTDGVADSYQALLPLDSFPDNGIAWPRSTLFKVLDDLTTPTTVLDWTINITFTSADVAVSTAENVIVNIRDQYRQRGRHASSSDELLRKLASGRELASELKRGSAERGVNAAIVIAAAAGDPDTVNRAVADVARTYRGQNIGSKRWRGSQPTLWRAFAPGGERRAALDEFRNPTTTKRFAPFVPLLASKLGNNTGVPLGMNLTSPGLRDVVLLDVLNAPARENPANLVICGSPGRGKSHATKNLSRSWLKLGAGLHLFDPTDAREHETALADFDDKVVIDVSRMNFSLDGLRVFPYKEAAERTIDHLLPQLGLSPLSRGAQRLWGLLAPESREANGIGSTAQLIRYLREMPTARRTDADEDLLIGLEGLAAQRLLRPLFDESLPVPDIATTQCVIWNFAGLKLPTVTEEYQAHLHQQTTPGQRAAQALYGLGAEVAQSIFFGRPDQPDMLVVEECAAWTNSPGGQKCANTIIRQGRKAWTGFCGISQQPIKDFAVLEDEFIDQRLCLGFKRSDIAKATLQWCDRDLDRHPELLANYVNNTSPVQLVDHGDDAIDDRYGKVIPGREGEAWFLDEFGGFGKVALFAAPTAALAARFDTNPHRARQRSQATQRS